A DNA window from Vigna unguiculata cultivar IT97K-499-35 chromosome 10, ASM411807v1, whole genome shotgun sequence contains the following coding sequences:
- the LOC114165968 gene encoding ferritin-3, chloroplastic, with protein MALSCSKVLTFSLSNVVGGDDAKKKLSLCSSSSLSVSVNGGGSRNMRVCAAASNAPAPLTGVIFEPFQELKKDYLAVPIAPNVSLSRQNYSDEAEAAINEQINVEYNVSYVYHSLFAYFDRDNIALKGLAKFFKESSEEEREHAEKLIKYQNIRGGRVVLHPITSPPSEFEHPEKGDALYAMELALSLEKLTNEKLLYVHSVADRNNDAQLADFIESEFLNEQVESIKKIAEYVTQLRLVGKGHGVWHFDQRLLHD; from the exons ATGGCCCTTTCTTGTTCTAAAGTTTTGACCTTTTCTCTCTCAAATGTTGTGGGTGGTGATGATGCTAAGAAGAAGCTATccctttgttcttcttcttctttgagtGTTTCTGTTAACGGTGGTGGGAGCAGGAACATGAGAGTGTGTGCTGCTGCTTCAAACGCACCAGCACCACTCACTGGGGTGATATTTGAACCCTTTCAGGAGCTGAAGAAGGATTATCTTGCTGTCCCAATTGCACCAAATGTCTCCTTGTCTCGCCAAAACTATTCAGATGAGGCTGAAGCTGCAATCAACGAACAGATCAA TGTGGAATACAATGTTTCCTATGTGTATCATTCCTTGTTTGCCTACTTCGACAGAGATAACATAGCTCTCAAGGGACTTGCCAA GTTCTTCAAGGAAtcaagtgaagaagaaagagagcATGCTGAAAAGCTTATAAAGTATCAG AACATTCGTGGTGGACGAGTGGTGCTGCATCCCATTACAAGTCCTCCCTCAGAATTTGAGCATCCAGAAAAAGGGGATGCCTTGTATG CAATGGAGCTAGCTTTGTCTTTGGAGAAGTTGACAAATGAGAAACTCCTATATGTTCATAGT GTGGCAGATCGTAACAATGATGCTCAATTGGCAGACTTCATTGAGAGTGAGTTTCTGAATGAGCAG GTTGAATCAATTAAGAAGATTGCAGAATATGTGACTCAACTGAGATTAGTTGGAAAGGGTCATG GGGTTTGGCACTTTGATCAGAGGCTTCTTCATGATTGA